The proteins below come from a single Microthrixaceae bacterium genomic window:
- a CDS encoding DUF512 domain-containing protein, translating into MSTARVVAVVPGSPAEAGGVAVGDLLTAVNGQPIRDVIEYRVLTDDAEVCLAIDRGGLQFDLDIRKEDGQHLGIEVDSAVFDRVRTCDNHCEFCFIYQLPKGMRRSLYLKDDDYRLSFLYGNFTTLTRFTEADLERVITENLSPLYVSIHATDPLVRNEMLRNKRGAMSLRWLRHLLDHGIEIHGQLVVCPGLNDGDVLEDTLAGVLDQYPETADVAVVPLGLSKFNKEPRMRLHTLEEAQRVVDIVGQWQEIFLETLGHRMVYAADEYYLLAQRPFPPASHYASFGMHEDGIGMARAFELEFLGETDEAIGVQPGFFNWVDGAPAEGYRAPRLADDSSCGSGLSTPGHAPAGSAGPAGPAGPADLVDLVDSAVSAQPVTIGRRRPGRDAPIGVLTGSYGMDVLGPLIAGIGRDDVRLIEVRAEYFGGNVGVAGLMVGEDLQRALSAEPVGHRYLLPDVCLSGGRFLDGLTPDDLPRDVEIIATDGVALRAALQRAT; encoded by the coding sequence GTTGCCGTTGGCGACCTGTTGACGGCTGTCAACGGTCAGCCGATCCGCGACGTCATCGAATACCGCGTGCTCACCGATGACGCCGAGGTCTGCCTGGCGATCGACCGCGGAGGTCTGCAGTTCGACCTCGACATTCGAAAAGAAGACGGCCAGCACCTCGGTATCGAGGTGGACTCGGCTGTATTCGACCGCGTACGCACCTGCGACAACCACTGTGAGTTCTGTTTCATCTACCAGTTGCCGAAAGGCATGCGGCGAAGCCTCTACCTCAAAGACGACGATTACCGCCTGTCGTTCCTGTACGGAAATTTCACGACCCTCACCCGCTTTACCGAAGCCGACCTGGAGCGGGTCATCACCGAGAATCTGTCGCCGCTCTACGTTTCGATTCATGCAACCGACCCGCTCGTGCGCAACGAAATGCTGCGCAACAAGCGCGGGGCCATGAGCCTTCGGTGGCTGCGCCACCTGCTCGACCACGGTATTGAGATCCATGGGCAACTCGTGGTCTGCCCAGGGCTGAACGACGGCGACGTGCTCGAAGACACCCTCGCAGGTGTGCTCGATCAGTACCCCGAGACGGCCGACGTGGCCGTCGTTCCGCTCGGACTGTCGAAGTTCAACAAGGAACCACGCATGCGTCTCCACACGCTTGAGGAGGCCCAGCGGGTCGTCGACATCGTGGGGCAGTGGCAGGAGATCTTCCTCGAAACCCTTGGGCACCGCATGGTGTACGCCGCGGATGAGTACTACCTGTTGGCCCAACGTCCATTTCCTCCAGCCTCGCACTACGCGTCGTTCGGGATGCATGAGGATGGGATTGGCATGGCTCGGGCCTTCGAGCTCGAGTTTCTCGGTGAAACCGATGAGGCGATCGGAGTGCAGCCCGGGTTCTTCAACTGGGTCGACGGTGCTCCGGCCGAGGGGTATCGCGCCCCGCGCTTGGCGGACGACTCGTCATGTGGATCGGGGCTGAGCACACCAGGTCACGCCCCTGCCGGTTCTGCCGGTCCTGCCGGTCCTGCCGGTCCTGCCGATCTTGTCGATCTTGTCGATTCTGCCGTTTCGGCCCAGCCGGTCACGATCGGGCGCCGCAGGCCGGGCCGGGATGCTCCGATCGGTGTGCTCACCGGCAGCTATGGCATGGACGTGCTAGGTCCGCTGATCGCTGGGATCGGGCGCGACGACGTTCGTCTCATCGAGGTTCGAGCGGAGTACTTCGGGGGTAACGTCGGGGTGGCGGGGCTGATGGTCGGTGAGGACCTGCAACGGGCGCTGTCGGCGGAACCCGTCGGTCACCGCTATCTTCTTCCCGACGTTTGCCTGTCGGGTGGGCGCTTCCTCGATGGTCTCACCCCTGATGACCTGCCCCGTGACGTTGAGATCATCGCGACCGACGGAGTGGCCTTGCGGGCGGCCCTCCAACGAGCCACCTAA